The Sorangiineae bacterium MSr11954 DNA segment CGCTGATGGGCGTGCCCACCACCGGCTTCGAGGTCGCCAAGACGGAGGCCCTGCTGGGCAGGCTGGTGACGGCGCACGAGATCGCGCTCAAGATCGTTCGCAGCCCCGCCAATCGCGACGAGCCGCGCCCCTTCATCGAGGCGCGCGAGCGGGCGCGGCTCCTCGGCGGTGAGCTGGAGGCGCGCATCCCCACCATCGTCATTCGATTGGAGGATCTGCCGGCCCAAGGCACCAAGGTCACCCTCGACGGCGCCGCGATCCCGAGCGCGTCCTTGGGGACGCCGCACAGGGTGAACCCCGGGCACCACATCGTCATCGCCGAAGCCGGCGCCGTCTCCCACCGCGCCGAGATCGACGTGAGGGAGCGCGAGCCGAAGCCCTTCGTGGTGAAGCTCGGCCCCGCGGCGGGCGGCGCAGGCAGCGGATCCGACGCACCCGCCGGCGAGAACCGCACGCTCAAGCACGTGGCCTACGCGGGCTTCGGCGTGGCGGCCGTGGGGGTCGTGGTCGGGGCCATCACCGGGGTGATCGCGCTCAACCAAGACAGCGGCTCCACCTCGAAGACGTGCACGAAGTCGGGCGGCATCCGCATCGTCACCGGCGATCAGACGTGCACCGTCGACACCACGGACACGTCGGACAAGACCATGCCGCTCGTCTCGGTCACCGCCCTGGCCGTGGCGGGCGCGGGCCTGGGGGTCGGCATCGTGAGCCTCTTATTGAGCCGCCCGCACGACTCGCCGCCGCCCCAGGCCGCGCGGGTGGAGCCGTGGATCGGCCCGGCCAGCGTGGGGCTCAAAGGACGATTCTGAGGGGACCGCAAGATCTTCCAAGTCGGCGCCCGGCCCCGTCCCTACGATGCTCCTCGAGCCTCGAGCCTCGAGCCTCGAGCCTCCGAGGAGGAGAGTCATGTCCGATCGCATTCACCCGTCCATCGAAGAAAAAGCCGCTCAGTTCTCCCGCCTGCACGACGCGGGGTGTTTCGTTCTGCCGAACGCGTGGGACGTGCCCAGCGCGCTGCTCGCCCGGGAAGCGGGCTTCGCCGCCGTGGCCACCACCTCCGCGGGCGTCGCGCTGGCCCGAGGCTTCGCCGACGGCGAGCGTATCAGCCGCGGTGAGATGCTGGCCTTTGCGAGCGAGCTCGCGCAGCGCTTGCCCGTCCCCGTCACCGCCGATCTCGAAGCCGGTTATGGCCCCTCGCCCGAGGATGTCGCGACCTCGGTTCGCGGCGCCATCCGCGGCGGCATCGTGGGGTGCAACATCGAAGATACCGATCCGCTCACGGGCAAGCTCTTCGATCTGGACCTGGCCGCGGCGCGCATCCGCGCCGGGGTGGAAGCCGCGCACAGCGCGAAGCTCCCGGACTTCGTGCTGAACGCGCGCATCGATACCTTCTTGACCCGCTTCGGCACCCGCGAGCAATCCGTGGCCGAATCCATCCGCCGCGCCCATGCCTACTTGAAGGCGGGCGCGCGCTCGGTCTTCGTGCCGGGTCCCACCGACGCGGAGACCATCCGCGCGCTGGTCGCCGGCATCGATGGCCCCCTCAACGTCTGGGGCGGCGTGGGCGACCGCATGGTGCCGCTCGAGGAGCTGCGCGCCCTGGGCGTGCGCCGCGTCAGCCTCGGACCGGGGCCGATGCTCGCCGCGTATACGGTGGCCAAGCGCTTGTTCGCGGAGGCTGCCTCGGGCCAGAGCTTCGCCTTCGAAGGCGCCATGAGCATGTTCATGGAGCTCTCGGGCCTGGTGCGCCAATACCCGTTCAAAACTTGATGATCGGTAAGGTAAAAATCGTCTCCCCCGGCGCCGACGGTACGGGCGGCGCCACCGAGGGCGGTATTTCGTGCAGCGGCGGGGTCAGCGCCTCGAAGGTCTGCCCCTTCGCCAGCTTCAACGCTGCAACCGCGGCCGTGCGAATGACGCTCTTGGCGCCGTCGTCGATGGTCAACACGTCGATGGCCTGATCGAGGAGCGTTTCATCGAGGGTCCGCAGCGCATCCCGCACCGGCTCTTGGAGAAAGGGCGGCAGCGCCCTTAGCACCGGCTCGCTCTCGAGCGCGCGATCGACGGCGTCGGACACGGTTTCCGGGCGGAGATCGAAGGGATCTTTCATGAACGGCGCCCGATTCTACGCGATGCGGGCGCCGGCGGGCCGTCAGACTGGCAGGCTGGCAGGAATCTCAGGATCCAAAGTATTCGCTGCGGAACCGCTGGCAGTATGCCTCGAGGTTTGCATGCGTTTTGGCGGCTTCCTTGAGAGGCGTTTCGACACCCGTCCACAGGATGGTCGCGAGGAAGCCATAGGCGGTGGCGTCCAGCAGAACGGGGCGCGCGCCGCCGAAGTAGGCCTTGTCCCCCAGGAAGTCGGAGATGGCGCGAAGGTCCTTGCGGCCGATGGTGTAGACCTCGTCGCGCGAGTGAAGCGCCATTCCATGGCCCTTGGCCTGGCGGTGAAGGGTCTGGCGCACGAAGCGGACCACGACCTGGCCGAGGGGGGCCGGGAAAAACTTTACGAAGCCATCGCGCCACATCGGCCACCCGGGGTGGTCGATCCACCGCGAATACAGGATCACCCAGCAGAGGCTATCCTCGAAGAGGCGCTGAAAGGCCATGGAGGTGGCGCTCTCCTCGGGCGACTGGGGCGGGATGCGCTCACCGTACTTGGATATCAGATGGTCGATGATGAACGAGGAGTCAGGGATGATCCGGCCGTCGTCCTCGATGAACGGCATTTTGCCTTTGGGCCCGTGCAGCGAGTTTCGCTCGACCACAATCTCGTAGGGCAACCCGGCCATGCGAAGATACGCCTCGACCTTGATGCAAAAGGGGCTCACGCTGGGGACCCCCCACGATCCCGGATATTGATGGAGGCGAATCACGGTTCGACCCCCTGCCCGCCCCCGGGCGATGCGTCTGCAGGCTCGAATCCGCCAAGCTTTTTCCCGGCGATGGCTCGCGCGATCGCCGGGTCGATACAGTTTTTCACGGTGCCTCTCCTCGACGACGAATCGCGTCGCACAGAGGATATGCACGTATCAACATCTAGACCAGTAGCTGGACCATTCATGGATACGGCGCACGGGTACATCGGACACGCGAGTACAGGGCCTCGATTCGAATCGAATGGAGATCGAATGCGCCGTGCACACGCAACTCCTGCGCTATTCGCGGAAAATTATGCGCAAATCGTCATCATCATTCGATAAATGATGACGAATCGACACCCATTTTCCCATCATGGCGCCGTGGAATCAGGAAAACGAAGCTTCCTCCAAGCGATCAATTCGTTGGCGGCACCTGTGAGTTGCTCTG contains these protein-coding regions:
- a CDS encoding glutathione S-transferase family protein — protein: MIRLHQYPGSWGVPSVSPFCIKVEAYLRMAGLPYEIVVERNSLHGPKGKMPFIEDDGRIIPDSSFIIDHLISKYGERIPPQSPEESATSMAFQRLFEDSLCWVILYSRWIDHPGWPMWRDGFVKFFPAPLGQVVVRFVRQTLHRQAKGHGMALHSRDEVYTIGRKDLRAISDFLGDKAYFGGARPVLLDATAYGFLATILWTGVETPLKEAAKTHANLEAYCQRFRSEYFGS
- a CDS encoding isocitrate lyase/phosphoenolpyruvate mutase family protein codes for the protein MSDRIHPSIEEKAAQFSRLHDAGCFVLPNAWDVPSALLAREAGFAAVATTSAGVALARGFADGERISRGEMLAFASELAQRLPVPVTADLEAGYGPSPEDVATSVRGAIRGGIVGCNIEDTDPLTGKLFDLDLAAARIRAGVEAAHSAKLPDFVLNARIDTFLTRFGTREQSVAESIRRAHAYLKAGARSVFVPGPTDAETIRALVAGIDGPLNVWGGVGDRMVPLEELRALGVRRVSLGPGPMLAAYTVAKRLFAEAASGQSFAFEGAMSMFMELSGLVRQYPFKT